From the Edaphobacter bradus genome, the window TCCAAGAATGGGCCCCCACAGAAGCGGTGATTTCAGGCCCGAACTCAGGCCAGTCAGGACGGGGCTCGGCTGCGAAGAATCCTTCGTGACTCCTCGATGCTTAGCTGCATCCACTTCAAGCAGAACAACCGCCGCAGGCACTACGAGGTTGATGGACAGAGCTACGAGTCCCACGGCCCCGGCAGCAGTAGGACCTAGGATTGGCCCGAGAACGGCCAATCCAAAAACCGGAGTCGCGGATGTCGCCAACATGAGGGCATAAAGGATCGCGGGGGTCCCCTGCAGACTCTTCACACGCGGGAGAATTAACCAGGCAACGAAAAAGAGGCCAACATGAGCGAGAATCAGCGCCAGGACAAGAGGCCCCTGCTGCAAAAGCAAGTCCCTGGAGATATCCGTCATGCTGACGAACAGTGACGCGGGCAATGCATACGAAGTCGCAAGCTTGCTTAATCCCGCAGCCTGATCAGCATCGAATGCATTCCTCTTGCCCGCAAAATAGCCGAGTGCAAGGACAAAGAATACTGGAAGCAGGGCTCCTACAAGTCCACTAATGTTCACGCGGAATTCCTTTCAGAGCTCTTCCTAAAACTCCACTTTGGTTCTGAATCCGAAAATCACGGCGTGCTGACTCCTTCCGCCGACATTCGCGTAATACTGAACGACAGGCTGCAAAAGAAGCATAGGTCCGACGTCCAGAAGAGTGTTGAATTCGAGGCCGTGCTCAGGCTTCCAGGGTGGGGTACCGGGCGGAACGAACTGCTGACTTTGGCTATTCCGCACGTAACCGAGCGACATCGTATTGTGAATGCGCAGAGGTAACGGCTCGTTGAAGCGCAGTCCAGTGGTGAGCATTGTGTTGTTCTGATTGACATCTGGTGGGCTCCAGTCGTAGGAAAACGTCGCATCAAGGCCCTTCCCGCCCTTCGGATCAACACGCCAGATCGCCTGGCTCGCCATCCAGTACAAGAGGTAGTTCCCTGACCTGGTTTGGTTCGTTGCCGTCGTGAATTTTCCGGGATTGTAGGACGCACCGAACAGATACAGTCCCGAATAGCCCTTCCGACTCTCGACGTTATCGAAGGCGCGAATTGACGTTGCCTTCTTGCCTGGAGTGAATCCGATCTCCGAGATGCTTACAGGGACGCCATTAAATTGCGGAACGAACCCGGTTGGATTGTTGGCAAAGGGAGTGCGGTCTTCGGCCTCAACCATCGATTTCACATAAAGGTTATGAATGGGAACGACTCGTACTTCCAATGCCGGAGTCGAGGGCGGATCAAAGGACTCGAAATCAGTAAACAGATTGCCCAGGGCATACCCCATCGGTTCGAAGATGAACGACGAAGCGTAGTGCTGGGCTCCATAAAAATCCTGGCCCGCGAA encodes:
- a CDS encoding AEC family transporter; the encoded protein is MNISGLVGALLPVFFVLALGYFAGKRNAFDADQAAGLSKLATSYALPASLFVSMTDISRDLLLQQGPLVLALILAHVGLFFVAWLILPRVKSLQGTPAILYALMLATSATPVFGLAVLGPILGPTAAGAVGLVALSINLVVPAAVVLLEVDAAKHRGVTKDSSQPSPVLTGLSSGLKSPLLWGPILGIAIVLFKLPLPRMIAGCFELIGSTTSGVAVFAVGLVLAAYALQISRVVLLGTLGRLTVQNLVLLALLHLLHVHSPFAHEALFCCSFPLATVVVLFAARYKSSESETASMLLLSTLSLAITVPIVLWLTHRWPV
- a CDS encoding carbohydrate porin, which produces MRFDFQYISDSLWNLKSVQPERFASWNRFRGTVDIDFGALAGQSGLYFHITGLWQGGGNLGKYLGLLTSPSGMSSMNTCRLDSWWIEKRWLNQRLVGRIGQFAGQDFYGAQHYASSFIFEPMGYALGNLFTDFESFDPPSTPALEVRVVPIHNLYVKSMVEAEDRTPFANNPTGFVPQFNGVPVSISEIGFTPGKKATSIRAFDNVESRKGYSGLYLFGASYNPGKFTTATNQTRSGNYLLYWMASQAIWRVDPKGGKGLDATFSYDWSPPDVNQNNTMLTTGLRFNEPLPLRIHNTMSLGYVRNSQSQQFVPPGTPPWKPEHGLEFNTLLDVGPMLLLQPVVQYYANVGGRSQHAVIFGFRTKVEF